The Desulfobacteraceae bacterium genome contains the following window.
ATGAGTGATGAATTTTAGAAAGTATCTGGGATCCATGCTGTTGGCCGTCACGCTGATGTTCTGGGCGGCCACGGCTTGCGCGAATCAACCGAAATACGTCTTTTTCTTCCTCGGCGACGGCATGGCCAGTTCGCAGATCCAGGCCACCGAGGCCTACCTGACGACCATCAACGGCGGATCGGCGATGGCGGCGGCGGATCTCTTAAATCCGAAAAACCGTCTCAACATGAGCA
Protein-coding sequences here:
- a CDS encoding alkaline phosphatase; protein product: MLLAVTLMFWAATACANQPKYVFFFLGDGMASSQIQATEAYLTTINGGSAMAAADLLNPKNRLNMS